One window from the genome of Hyphomonas neptunium ATCC 15444 encodes:
- a CDS encoding GNAT family N-acetyltransferase produces MFLAPVTLENQFVRLRPFVPGADGAELYALADRAPEIFRLWSFRGPGDWVGAWAESIRRRTEDGTMIAFAAERPHDNAFLGITSFLDPSEVNKSVEIGMTCYAPEAQGTRVNPSAKRLLMAHAFEAWGARRVQYQVDNRNERSKAAVLKLGGKLEGVLRNHRTLPDGFVRDTAFFSILDTEWPEVKARLDARIAAAEVAAP; encoded by the coding sequence GCTCGAAAACCAGTTCGTCCGCCTGCGGCCTTTTGTGCCGGGGGCGGATGGAGCTGAGCTTTATGCGCTGGCGGATCGGGCGCCCGAGATTTTCCGGCTGTGGTCCTTCCGCGGGCCGGGAGACTGGGTAGGCGCCTGGGCGGAGTCTATCCGCAGGCGGACGGAAGATGGCACGATGATTGCCTTTGCGGCAGAGCGTCCGCACGACAACGCCTTTCTTGGTATCACCAGCTTTCTTGACCCCAGTGAAGTGAATAAAAGCGTCGAGATCGGCATGACCTGCTATGCGCCCGAGGCGCAGGGCACGCGGGTGAATCCCTCTGCCAAGCGGCTATTGATGGCGCATGCGTTTGAGGCCTGGGGCGCGCGCCGCGTGCAGTATCAGGTGGATAACCGCAATGAGCGGTCGAAGGCGGCGGTGCTCAAACTCGGCGGCAAGCTTGAAGGCGTGCTGCGCAATCACCGGACCCTTCCGGACGGGTTTGTGCGCGATACCGCGTTCTTCTCTATTCTGGATACGGAATGGCCTGAGGTGAAAGCGCGGCTGGATGCCCGGATCGCCGCAGCCGAGGTCGCCGCGCCATGA
- a CDS encoding DUF4169 family protein yields MSDPVNLNKFRKVKEKAEKETRAQENRAKFGQTKAAKKLDKARADKLKKLTDGHRLQDFGKDG; encoded by the coding sequence ATGAGCGACCCGGTCAATCTCAACAAATTCCGCAAAGTGAAGGAAAAGGCCGAAAAGGAAACACGCGCGCAGGAAAACCGCGCGAAGTTTGGCCAGACCAAAGCGGCAAAGAAGCTGGACAAGGCGCGGGCAGACAAGCTGAAAAAGTTAACGGATGGGCACCGTCTGCAAGACTTTGGCAAGGATGGTTAA